The DNA window TAACAAACCACTAGATGTAAGATGCGGGAAGCACTTGACGTATGTGGCAATACAACACAAGAAGCTGTGATCTTTGCAGCTCTATGTTTGGTGTACATTTGAATTGCTTCTCACATgctcactgtatttttatttaccacTCAGTTAAGTTTATACTTTACAGTCTTTTACCACCATATGGTTTAAAAGCACCAACATAGTCAGACAtctattatttgtattatattctGTTTATGTTCTAGATGTTAATATATCCACCAGTGAACCAAAATGTGGACGTAAGATATCAGTGTAAATATGTgatgaatacatttttctgttacAAGAAGCCTGGAATCTGAGAGGAGGCTGTGTCTCTATCTATTGGattaatgtaaagaaatgttttagtgtGCGAAGGCTGGACCTTTTCTAAATCTACAGATCTATGAACTGTATGTCATGTTGTACATTCAAATAACATTGTATCTGCATTTCCAGATTTTGAATTATGTTTATCATATTGTGTTAATcattaggattttttttctttcaaatttgGAGCAAATACTTTCTGTAGATAAGATGATGGGATTTCTGATGCTGTAATCAGTGCAGTTAGTGAAATCGAATCCCTGCCTACATCATGAAGTGAGAAAACTGATCTCACCCACTCGAGAACAGCACACAGGTAcgaaacatatactgtatattattttaaatagtattAATAGCTaatatttatatgaaatgtgaaatgtaaataattactTCTCTTTAAAGTCATCAAGTACATCGGccatctgttttgtgtttttatgctttcTTACTGTCCACTTAAGAAAACATGAAGTTGAAATTAGACTTTTTAAAGCTACATATTATAAGAGATGAACACCATGCAGATGTCTGACACGTATTCCAATGGGTTTAGGAGATGTTTAAAGTTTGAGGTTATAAatggacacatacagtatgtatgtcaAGGAGCACACATAGACTATAAACTTGttcttgtttaaaaatgtttttatgttatgacGTCCTAAAAAAACCATAACCCTCCACTCTCATGTGCTATGACCAGAAAGAATAtgtacaaagattttttttcagtcttttagGTGATTTTCTATAAATTTTAAAGTAATTGCTCCTTAGTCGAACACTTCCACACCAATAGCACCCTCTACTGTATAAGTAACATTTTCTAACATGTCATATCAGACAttcagtacatgtacagtacagcttAAGTTACTTTTCAGGTCtagattttacataaaaaattatACAATTAGCTCATTAGTAGAAGTTTCTTTAGattaaatcaatatttacaACCTGGTTGTCTTGTGTCCTTTTCTAATAAATGATGTATAATTGCATGTTTCATGCTGTAAGTTTGAAATGTTAGCAGTTCCACCTTTCACATTCTCCCACCAAACCTATCAGAGCACattgtttaatattaatatacatttgGTTTGTAAGTATGTTGTGACACTTGAAGATCCCTGCTTTCATTTAATATACAGAAGAAGTCACAGGGGCAGTTTTAGGTACATTTAACtgttaatatttctgttttagtaaCTATTGAAGTATTTATATATTGCTATATTGGTACTTTTCCTAAGTAATGGATCTGAGACGTCTTCcaccactgtttatttttatacaacACTACAGTTCAGTATAGTATTTTTaagtataaaaatatgaatataaatataatcagtGCTGTTTCCAATGCATATACCACCCTGTTTCTATTCTACTTTATAATCCTGAGCTAACTAACATATCCAATATAACTACatgaaacatttcaataaaCAAATTATCACAGCCaataaaactgcagtatttAACAGCTTCTTccttttaaatttctttaaacatatttaatatgtttgttATCAATCTAAATATCGATTATTAAACTAATCGGCTGCAGACTCAGTATTTTTCCAGATGTTTTGTTCCCTGTGTTTTCTGGACTGTGATCTTCCAACGTGTCCGAAGCACTGtcttctgggaaatgtagtccTCATGGTCGTTTGTTTCGTGCTTCAATAAGCTTCCGGGACGTAGAGAAAACTACAAACCGGAACCGGAAGCAGAGTTTGCAGCCGGTTCTGTCTGCCACTAGGCAGCCAAAATGTTTTGcatcctgtttgtgttgtttttattcatttatcacccGGTTTGCGGCGTTTTTCAGAAACTATACTGCAGCCTTTCAGAGAGCTGTGAATGTGACTTTAAGCCGAATATTAAAGGTAAGACCATTTCTGTACTGTCTTCATAGACGAGTgatgttagctagctagctagctagctggctAGCTGCTTTGGGCTAAGCTATAACAGCAGATTCGTGTAAAGATCTACAACTTACAAAGCGAACGTTAAACAGATGTGTTATGTTCGTGTACAGGTTAACTGCGTGGCGTTATACTCTAATGTTAACGAGCTGTTGGTGACGTCTAATCACTGCCTTGCTTGTTAGCTGTTATGCTAGCTAGCAAATCACAGAAAGTCCTTTTTTGcggtttttaatatttattccaTAATGTCGACATTAAATTGGCTCTATCCCTGCcttcaaaaataataacttcACACAGTTCAGCCAGAGCCACTTAGACTGGAGTCCAttactgctgttttattatggcatttattgacattttagaccaagatatatatatataatatagatgCAATGTTAATTAACATCCCaggtttctttatttcttgATGCCCAGACTTGGAGTGGGACCTTTACAAGAATGTCTACGGACAACATCTGGCCCAAGACATTGTGTCAGAGGAGGTGTCAAAGTTTCTTAATAATAAAAGCCCCGATCGGCCCCTGGTGTTGTCCTTCCATGGGTCCTCTGGGACAGGAAAGACGCTGGTCAGCTCCATGCTGGGAAATCATCTGTATGGTTCAGCCATGAGCAGCCCATACATCCACCAGTTCGTCCCCAACACTGCACTTCCCCAATCCTCAAAGATTGAATGAGTACAGGGTGAGTTTGAAACCACAGTCACAGTGTGATTAAATCCTGATTCAATCACTTCTTTCAGGTATGATGAATAATTGTTTactacagaaaacaaattgtAGTATTTCAAGTTTGTTAGAACTAAACATCCCTCATTGTGTTTGCAGGAGGAGTTAAAGAACTGGGTGCAGGGGAATCTGACGGAGTGTGCTCGCTCTGTCTTCATTTTTGATGAGATGGAGAAGATGCCTTCAGGCCTTGTTGATGTGCTGGAGCCATTTCTTGGTCCCTCCCATGTTGTGTTTCGCACTAATTACCGCAAAGCGATCTACATTTTCATTAGGTATGTACAGTTGTACACATGCACCCTGTGAAGCATGTCAACAGTATCTCGTTTCAGTGAAAAATAATCAAAGTCCTGGTGAACAGCAGTCTCTTTTTACactctaattttattttgtgtgttttctctgcagcaccaCAGGAGAGGAGGTGATAAACAAAGTGACTCTGGAAAACCGGCAGGCTGgacaagacagagaggagatcaAGTCGGCCGACCTGCAGGAGGCCATTGCACAGACGGCTTACAGCAACAGCACAAGTAAGTGTTCTCTaatttatatgtaaaatattcaagaatttgcacatttttttatgcCACGTGATTTTTAGAATCAATCATTTttaacaatttccccaaggggatcaataaagtatttcattatcatcattattattcattaattcaCACCTGAGTGCTGAGTGACAGCTATTCTCAGCTGTTAATGAGATGAATGTTGGACACACAGTTACTTGTTCCTCTTCACTTGATCAAACACGTTTATTTGCTCGGACATTGCTGCACAGGCTCAGCTGCTGATTTGTTACTGTTAGATCAAGGAAACGAAAgactccctcttcctctctctacaGGTGGCTTCTTCCTGTCTAGCATCATCCCTCAGAAGCTCATCACTCGCTTTGTTCCCTTCCTGCCGCTGAGCCGACGTCACGTTGAGCGCTGCGTCCACTCAGAGCTCTGCCAGCGGGGCAGCTGCGGACGCAGTGATGTGGTGGAGGCAGTAGGGGGCGACATGATCTACACTCCCGTCCAGGGACAGTACTTCTCCACTACCGGCTGTAAGGCTGTCCCTGCCAAAATCAACTTCTTCCTTTGAGCATAGGAAGGAACACTTTGTTGGTTTTAAAGGACTAAAATGGAAAATCCTTCTGAGGTGAGTCAGTGGAAAGGAAACAAATTGGTTTCTGCCACATGGAGGTCAGAGGTGTGAGCAGCATGTCTGGAGCAGGCAGGGATTCAGAGTCAAGGATGCCTTCTGCCCTGGAATCATGGGGAGTTGAACTCAGAacattcaaaacatattttgtggCATCCAGGAAGAGTTTCCGTGAAGACACCTTTGCTGTGACATCCAGAACCCGTCCATCTGTGAGCACAGCGGAGTAAACTCCCCACGTGTTCGACTACAAGTCACGCCACCCTCTACCTCAAACGCAACTCCACTTTAATGTATGAACTTGAACTTTAGACAGCTTCACATGTAACAGCTGCGGCTGAAGGTCATCaggtgatttttgtttgtttgtttttaagtaaattaTTTATCCAGCCTTAATTTATCTTTTCACTGTCATCCTCCTTTCAAATTTCTATAGTCACACTATTTCGCAGCAGGAAACTTCCCAGTCCACCCACAGGCATCAAGTGTAGACCCTGCCAGGAGCAGTGGGAGATTCGGTGCCTTGCTCATCTGTTAGCTGgctaacagcagcagaaagaagctttttcctttttatttataaagaaatatGTCTCAAACCTAAACTTAAACTAAAGGCATTTTAGAATTTCTGAATATTTGTAATATCTGCGAACACAACACGACTAAATAAGATCTCTATGTCACTAAAATATTTCACCCTGTGACTTTTAGTTTTCCTCCAAATAACGATGTACAGTTTTTCTCCTGGCATGCTGTACCGCTGAGGTTCTGTGTTGCCAGATTCATTAAATAATGAAGTGGGAGACAGACTAAATAACAGATTTTCTTTGCTGGTGTCACGACAGGTTTGGTTACTTTAAAGTGCACATCTACACGCCGGCCATGTGGTGGCAGTAAAGACTTAATTTTACTAAAAGTGAAAGAGGTGAAGCAGAGTTCACCTGCAGGTTGGTGCCttttaattcagttaaaaataaaatcatttttattttgtaaagactgtgtttgtttaaacacCAAGTGCACTTTACTTTTTAGGTGATAAAGTGGACCTGAGCATAAACAACAGTTTGTGTCACTCGGTCTCTTCCAGgggaaaatgtgtgtgatgaGGAGTCAGGAAGCATCTGCCAAAACTTAAATTATGAATTGTTGCCAAGAGTTGGAATTGTTTACATATCATTAATGACTGTAAACCAGAAATTGCTTGAAGTTTTGTTAAATTACTTTTGTATGAAGAACTGCAGCAGCAAGTCAACCAATTAAAGTGCTGTAGATGAagatcaatttttttttcactggAGTAAAGAAACATTAACATGGTGACAGACTGAATATTGGGACATGATGCAGAGACGCCTAATTATCAGACGACTGTAACACACAGTCCATCTTTACTGTTCAAAAGAACAAAGCACCAGTAGATTTATTCAGTCTCCAGATGAAACCATCAGTTTTTAGATTGACGTCCCTCCAGACAGTCACTGTTTCCACTTCAGTTCTATGAAAATGATCTTGCAGATAATGCCTCTTAGATGTCCTCGTCAGCTGCTGGTGTGACTCTGCTACACAGCACGCTGACTGTAGACCTCCACCAGACTTCAGTCaaatatcacttttttttttttttttttagcgtGTAAATTTCACCATTCGCCAGACAGTGAGGGTGTTCTACAGATATAATGACTTACCCACCACGGTAAATGATCACAACCGACCAGAAgcagacattattattattatttttaaggttgttttgctttttgtgagCAGTTCTCGCTTCTGCCAGTGTTCTGTGATCGTTTCGATGGTTTCAGCCACTGAAGTTCCTGGATGTTGGGGACCTGAAGCTTGGAGGCTAAAGGCAAGTTGTCATGCTATGgtgcaaagtaaaaataaataataaatacccAACAAAACTGTTGTTCTGTGCCTTTTGATTATTAGATATAAAACAGTGATGAACACATCAATAACGATTTGAAGTTGACCATTCTGTATAATggctacttttacttttggtgcTTTAAGTATTTGTTgcacttttgtacttttaagTAGTAATTGAATATTTCTTACAATATTAGACATTGTTGCATCACTAATGGTGGAAAgtaattaaattacaattaaagTACAATTGAAGCCACATTTAACAGCTGTAGCACTGAAGTGATGTAAATAATGCATCACTAATTGTAATTTATTAACATGATTTAAACCATTCTATATtagaaatacttttatttttgcaatatTCTGATGCTAATTAGTAAGAACAATACTCTAAACCTCTAAACTAAACCAGGATTTGCAGGATTGAAATACAAGTTGCTGAGTCAAAGCAGGCAGTGACGCTTCCAAATACAAATCTTCACTTGAGTTAATTACACAGTGTTTATATTCAAACGTTTGAGGTCaaggaaagaacaaaacacagcatcagaGTTACTTCTACACATCTGTTTCTGGGGTTTTAATCAGTCATTAAAGTGACTGGAAGCTGCTGTAGCACTGACACATGCTGTTATTCTCCATCTGTCCCTGAAGGAGAATGAGTGGAGCTCCTCACAGCTctgaacaggaaacagaggagatGCTATCGTGCTCTGACAGAGATGTAGCTTCACTATCTCCTCAGACAGGAAATTAATAGTTTCTCCATCGGAAATGAACAGGTGTCAGAGGTCTGTGGAATTCTCTCGAGACGTGGAAGAACGTTGATGGTTGTGAGGAAAGTTCAGGGAAAAAAGAGTCAGGGAAGAAATTCTGCAGCGTGACGGTGGTGATCAGCTGTTGATTAGTGGTGTGATTAACTTTAATGCACAGATTAGAGGATGAAAATGTCCGAAATGTTCCTCTAAACTCAATGTTCTTGGTTTTAAAGGTTGTAGATTTAAAATATAcacttaaatgtaaatgtgaagatTAATACTCATGTCATTTTTCACCTACCTGATCATTCACTGGTCGTCATCTCCGTCAGTCATTCTATATTATTCTGCTCATCCTGTGTCTTGCTTGG is part of the Anabas testudineus chromosome 9, fAnaTes1.2, whole genome shotgun sequence genome and encodes:
- the tor2a gene encoding LOW QUALITY PROTEIN: prosalusin (The sequence of the model RefSeq protein was modified relative to this genomic sequence to represent the inferred CDS: deleted 1 base in 1 codon), with protein sequence MFCILFVLFLFIYHPVCGVFQKLYCSLSESCECDFKPNIKDLEWDLYKNVYGQHLAQDIVSEEVSKFLNNKSPDRPLVLSFHGSSGTGKTLVSSMLGNHLYGSAMSSPYIHQFSPTLHFPNPQRLNEYREELKNWVQGNLTECARSVFIFDEMEKMPSGLVDVLEPFLGPSHVVFRTNYRKAIYIFISTTGEEVINKVTLENRQAGQDREEIKSADLQEAIAQTAYSNSTSGFFLSSIIPQKLITRFVPFLPLSRRHVERCVHSELCQRGSCGRSDVVEAVGGDMIYTPVQGQYFSTTGCKAVPAKINFFL